From the Paraflavitalea soli genome, the window GCACCAGCCGCAGCGTAGCGCCCGGCACGGGTTCATTTTGTATATCTTTGACCTGGCCGCTGATCGTCTTGTTGTTCGACTGAGCCAGCGCGTATACCGAAAAAAGCATCGTACAAAGGATCGTAAAGAATGATTTCATGGCGTAGTTATTTTTGTGCTATACAGGGTTTATGAGCAAATTTGGCCCAGGATACCAGCTCCGGGAAATAATCCTGTCGTATAGGCGCCGCTTCGTGACGGAAGGCCGTTTTGGGCTGACAAAGCCCTTCGTCACCTTACAATCTGATTCTGCCATCGGTGCACCCCGGTTCGTCAGGTAAGTTTTAGCGGGTGCATTCCGCAAGCCAGCTTTGCAGGTAGTCAGTTGGCTAAAAACAATAAATATGAAGATCTTGGATAACGCAGGCAACGAACAAAAGAGCAGTACTACACAACACCTCTGGCTGGTGCTGGGCGCGGGCATACCCATCTTTCTCACCGCCAATTTCTATATGGATGCCCTATTCACCAGGCAATCCGAGCAGTTGGCCTTTCTCGTCACCATTTATTTCCTGGCTGGCATTTATATCGGCCGGTATGTATCACAGCTATGGATCAGTAAACACCGTACCGCTCCCCGCTGGCTCATCATTACACTCATACTGGTCATGCTTGCCTGCACCATCATCGTATTCATCGTGGCGGGTCTTACCATCTCCGGCAGCAAACACTTCCTGGCCTATTTATTTACCTTCCTGCCCCTGTTGATACTTAGCATTGCCACCGGTATGCTCATCAAACTGGTGCGCTCTTCTATTAAAAATCAGTTGCAGGATGCACGCGCCACCGCCGAACAAAGCCACAGTGAACTCAAATTTCTCCAGAGCCAGTTGAGTCCTCATTTCCTTTTCAATACCCTCAACAATATCTATGGCATCTCCCTCTCACGCCATGAAAAAGTGCCGCCCCTGCTCCTCAAGCTCTCCGACCTGCTCCGCTATTCCGTATACGAGGCGCGCGAACAGTTCGTGCCCCTCCGCAGTGAGCTTGATTATATTCACAACTACATCGACTTCGAAAAGATCAGGATCGGTGAAAAACTTGTGCTCACCACCGAATTTGATTACCACATAGATGCCAGGATCAAAATAGCCCCCCTGCTCCTGATCGTATTTATAGAAAATGCTTTCAAGCATGCAAAGAATAGTATCCAGCAGGAGATCTTCATCGACATCAAATTGAAAATATGGGGCAATACCATTTTGTTTTCTGTCAGAAATTCCAATAGAGCCGATCGCACAGAAAAAGGTATCTTGAACGCCAATAGTGGATTCGGGCTCGACAATGTGCGCAAGCGACTGGAACTATTGTATGAAAAAGAGTACAACCTCGAGATAGAGGACGACGAAGAATATTATAACGTGACCCTGCAACTAAAAGTGAAGAAATGATAAACAGGTTCGACTGCCTGATTGCAGATGATGAGCCCATTGCCCGGGAGATCATCGAAGCTTATTGCGGCCATTTGACACAACTGAATGTCGTGGCTTCCTGCACCAATGCCCTGGAAGCAAAAGCCGTATTGGAACAACAGCACGTGGATATTCTTTTCCTCGATATTAATATGCCCGTGCTCGATGGTATCTCTTTTCTCAAGACCGTAAAAGATCCGCCTCAGGTCATTTTCACCACTGCCTACAAAGAGTACGCCGTGAATGCCTTCGATCTGGCCGCCTGTGATTACCTCCTCAAGCCATTCTCCCTCGACCGCTTCATGGTAGCCGTCGACAAGGCCATTAGCCAGATAAACAGGATGTCTGCTTCACCATCAGCTACATCTTCATCCGACAGGATGGAAGGCAAAGGAGAAGATTACACCTTTATGCGCATAGACAGTAAGATCTATAAGCTATCCTACAAGGATATTTATTATGCCGAAGCCAATGGCAACTACACCAAAATAGTGATGCAGCAACAAACCCTCATGCCTGCCATGACCTTCACTGCTGTCGAACAGCAATTGCCCGGTTCCTTATTTGTGCGCGTGCATCGTTCCTTTATCATCAACAAAGCGGCCATTTCCCTCATAGAAGGCAATAGGGTCTACATCGGCAAAATAGAAATACCCGTCGGCAGCAATTACAAAGAAGCCTTCCTGAAAGAACTGGGCCTTTAATTTGTCAGGCTGAGCTTGTCGAAGCCGTCGAAGGGTGGGTCGCCCTCCAAGGGCGGCTCACCCTGATCTAAACCTCCCCATCGGGCCTACCGCTTTGTAGCAAAATCGTATCAAACGTGTATTCTGCCCCGTAGGGGCTGCCGCTTTGTAGCAAGCAATCGTATCAAACGTGTATTTTGCCCCATTGGGGCTACCGCTTTGTAGACATGATCGCAGACAAATTTCTTTGCCCCATAGGGGCTACCCTAACGCTGTCCCCCTTCACCAACCCTTTCCGCAGGCGCTTCCACCACGGCCGCCGCTTGCCTGCTTGATGCTGTTACCTTCCCCTGCGGCCTTTCAGGCCCTACCGGGAAGCGGGCATC encodes:
- a CDS encoding sensor histidine kinase, translated to MKILDNAGNEQKSSTTQHLWLVLGAGIPIFLTANFYMDALFTRQSEQLAFLVTIYFLAGIYIGRYVSQLWISKHRTAPRWLIITLILVMLACTIIVFIVAGLTISGSKHFLAYLFTFLPLLILSIATGMLIKLVRSSIKNQLQDARATAEQSHSELKFLQSQLSPHFLFNTLNNIYGISLSRHEKVPPLLLKLSDLLRYSVYEAREQFVPLRSELDYIHNYIDFEKIRIGEKLVLTTEFDYHIDARIKIAPLLLIVFIENAFKHAKNSIQQEIFIDIKLKIWGNTILFSVRNSNRADRTEKGILNANSGFGLDNVRKRLELLYEKEYNLEIEDDEEYYNVTLQLKVKK
- a CDS encoding LytR/AlgR family response regulator transcription factor; protein product: MINRFDCLIADDEPIAREIIEAYCGHLTQLNVVASCTNALEAKAVLEQQHVDILFLDINMPVLDGISFLKTVKDPPQVIFTTAYKEYAVNAFDLAACDYLLKPFSLDRFMVAVDKAISQINRMSASPSATSSSDRMEGKGEDYTFMRIDSKIYKLSYKDIYYAEANGNYTKIVMQQQTLMPAMTFTAVEQQLPGSLFVRVHRSFIINKAAISLIEGNRVYIGKIEIPVGSNYKEAFLKELGL